A window of the Streptomyces luomodiensis genome harbors these coding sequences:
- a CDS encoding cyclase family protein, whose translation MDTEPNTQHTGTSASEDLPSNWGRWGEDDERGTLNLIDEEARARGAAEARTGRTVSLALPIRPTPLISGPFAPATQDASPVQQVMVYVGSPAPATADVMLVTNHHPGSTHLDALGHIVRDGRVYPGRPVDEAVTPAGARHGSTAAYAAGIATRGILLDLAADGPLPSGHAVTSGDFEAAEERQGVRLESGDALVVRCGWSATPDPDRPMPGMSLDAVRWMHQRGASLYAGDIGDAHPALDPACPLPLHHVALPMMGLPLIDAAEVDELAAVCAELGRYAFLLTVAPPRIHGLTGVPVNPLAVF comes from the coding sequence ATGGACACCGAACCGAACACCCAACACACGGGAACCAGCGCGTCGGAGGACCTGCCGAGCAACTGGGGCCGGTGGGGCGAGGACGACGAGCGCGGCACGCTCAACCTCATCGACGAAGAAGCCCGAGCCAGGGGCGCCGCGGAGGCCCGCACCGGGCGAACGGTGTCACTCGCGCTTCCGATCCGGCCGACGCCGCTCATCAGCGGCCCCTTCGCGCCTGCCACCCAGGACGCCTCGCCGGTCCAGCAGGTGATGGTGTACGTCGGCTCCCCGGCTCCGGCGACGGCGGACGTGATGCTGGTGACCAACCACCACCCGGGCTCGACCCACCTCGATGCGCTGGGGCACATCGTCCGGGACGGCCGGGTCTATCCGGGGCGCCCCGTGGACGAGGCCGTGACACCGGCCGGCGCCCGGCATGGCTCCACCGCGGCGTACGCCGCCGGGATCGCCACCCGCGGGATCCTGCTCGACCTGGCGGCCGACGGCCCGCTGCCCAGTGGCCACGCGGTCACCTCCGGGGACTTCGAGGCGGCCGAGGAGCGTCAGGGTGTGCGGCTGGAGTCAGGGGACGCCCTGGTCGTGCGCTGCGGGTGGTCCGCGACGCCCGACCCCGACCGGCCGATGCCGGGGATGAGCCTGGACGCGGTGCGATGGATGCACCAGCGCGGCGCGTCGCTCTACGCCGGCGACATCGGCGACGCGCACCCGGCACTGGACCCCGCATGCCCCTTGCCGCTGCACCACGTCGCCCTACCGATGATGGGCCTGCCCCTGATCGACGCCGCCGAGGTGGACGAGCTCGCCGCCGTCTGCGCGGAGCTGGGCCGCTATGCTTTCCTGCTCACCGTGGCGCCACCGCGTATCCACGGACTGACCGGAGTACCCGTCAATCCGCTCGCCGTCTTCTGA
- a CDS encoding phosphotransferase, with the protein MSQTAAQLVTTLRRARRDPTAEVTVLADRPDATVVRCGHVVAKAHPPGTDPAELAVRLGVAAHPRCAGILLPPVDGMAALPDGRQVTLWPYGEPVSPDQPDAAPWVEAGKLLARLHAVPVAELPGPLPAMRGPAKAARAIARLRAAALPDTAATRAVLRAWAGLPGWARGVDRRAGDGGGEGDGRCHGGLRLCHGDLHLGQLIRHRATDWRLIDIDDLGLGDPAWDLARPAAWYAAGLLEPEDWERFLGAYRAADGSAAGQRDPWPRLDVPARALTVQTAALALAKAAAAGRALDEAEEAMVESAVRIARFMEAVG; encoded by the coding sequence GTGAGCCAGACCGCGGCGCAGCTCGTCACCACCCTCCGCCGGGCCCGGCGCGACCCCACCGCCGAGGTGACCGTGCTGGCCGACCGCCCCGACGCCACCGTGGTCCGGTGCGGCCACGTCGTCGCCAAGGCGCATCCGCCCGGCACGGACCCCGCCGAGCTGGCCGTCCGGCTCGGGGTGGCCGCCCACCCGCGGTGCGCGGGGATACTGCTGCCGCCGGTCGACGGCATGGCCGCGCTGCCCGACGGCCGGCAGGTCACCCTCTGGCCGTACGGCGAGCCCGTATCGCCCGACCAGCCCGACGCCGCCCCCTGGGTCGAGGCGGGGAAGCTGCTGGCCCGGCTGCACGCCGTGCCGGTCGCCGAACTGCCCGGTCCGCTCCCGGCGATGCGCGGCCCGGCCAAGGCGGCCCGCGCCATCGCCCGGCTGCGGGCGGCGGCGCTCCCCGACACCGCGGCCACCCGGGCCGTACTGCGGGCCTGGGCCGGTCTGCCCGGCTGGGCGCGGGGTGTGGACCGGCGAGCGGGCGACGGCGGGGGTGAGGGCGACGGGCGCTGCCACGGCGGTCTCCGCCTCTGCCACGGCGATCTCCACCTCGGCCAGCTCATCCGCCACCGCGCCACCGACTGGCGGCTGATCGACATCGACGACCTCGGCCTCGGCGACCCGGCCTGGGACCTCGCGCGGCCCGCCGCCTGGTACGCGGCCGGGCTGCTCGAGCCCGAGGACTGGGAGCGGTTCCTGGGGGCGTACCGGGCCGCGGACGGTTCCGCTGCGGGGCAGCGCGACCCCTGGCCGCGACTGGACGTGCCCGCCCGCGCCCTCACCGTCCAGACCGCCGCGCTGGCGCTCGCCAAGGCGGCGGCCGCCGGGCGGGCGTTGGACGAGGCGGAGGAGGCGATGGTGGAGTCGGCCGTCCGCATCGCCCGGTTCATGGAGGCCGTAGGGTGA
- a CDS encoding zf-TFIIB domain-containing protein: MQCPKCHAPMHTYNRNGVQIEQCSGCRGIFLDYGELEALTRLEAQWTQQMPPAAPPAPQAYPAAPAWGAPHHGGHHGHHKHHRGFGHMLFSS, translated from the coding sequence ATGCAGTGTCCCAAGTGCCATGCGCCGATGCACACGTACAACCGCAACGGCGTGCAGATAGAGCAGTGCAGCGGCTGCCGGGGGATCTTCCTGGACTACGGGGAGCTGGAGGCGCTGACCCGCCTTGAGGCGCAGTGGACCCAGCAGATGCCGCCCGCCGCCCCGCCGGCCCCGCAGGCGTACCCGGCCGCGCCCGCGTGGGGTGCGCCGCACCACGGCGGCCACCACGGCCACCACAAGCACCACCGGGGCTTCGGGCACATGCTCTTCTCGTCCTGA
- a CDS encoding chorismate-binding protein — MPDLPPLARFGGLLATDLREVTSDPSALDTQGFWAVVADFEGRLVCARFANVRTEPVPAPVPGGWRGPAAGEWSSSLDRAAYTAGVRSVRRRIAAGEVYQANLCRVLSAPLPDPAGADVDALTALLALGNPAPYAGTVRLPGHGVEVATASPELFLRRVGRTVESGPIKGTGRRPEDLLEKDHAENVMIVDLVRNDLGRVCATGSVTVPALCAVEPHPGLVHLVSTVRGELAPGTGWPELLAAAFPPGSVTGAPKSSALRAIAELETAPRGPYCGGIGWVDADRGTGELAVGIRTFWIDRGPAGAVLRFGTGAGITWGSDPEREWDETELKAARLLTVASGVQQPTGRATR, encoded by the coding sequence GTGCCCGACCTGCCCCCGCTCGCCCGCTTCGGCGGACTGCTCGCCACCGATCTGCGCGAGGTCACCAGCGACCCGTCGGCCCTGGACACCCAGGGTTTCTGGGCCGTTGTCGCGGACTTCGAGGGCCGTCTGGTCTGCGCTCGCTTCGCGAACGTACGGACCGAGCCGGTGCCGGCCCCCGTGCCCGGCGGCTGGCGCGGCCCCGCGGCCGGTGAGTGGAGCTCGTCACTGGACCGGGCCGCCTACACCGCGGGCGTGCGGAGCGTCCGGCGCCGTATCGCGGCCGGCGAGGTCTACCAGGCCAATCTCTGCCGGGTGCTGTCCGCGCCGCTGCCCGATCCGGCCGGAGCCGATGTGGACGCGCTGACCGCGCTGCTGGCCCTGGGCAACCCCGCTCCGTACGCGGGCACCGTAAGGCTGCCGGGCCACGGGGTGGAGGTCGCCACGGCCTCGCCCGAGCTGTTCCTGCGGCGGGTCGGGCGCACCGTGGAGTCCGGCCCCATCAAGGGCACCGGCCGCCGCCCCGAGGACCTGCTGGAGAAGGACCACGCCGAGAACGTGATGATCGTGGACCTGGTCCGCAACGACCTGGGGCGGGTCTGCGCCACCGGCTCGGTGACCGTCCCGGCGCTCTGCGCGGTCGAGCCGCACCCGGGTCTGGTCCACCTGGTCTCCACGGTGCGCGGCGAGCTCGCCCCCGGCACCGGCTGGCCCGAGCTGCTCGCGGCCGCCTTTCCGCCCGGCTCGGTCACCGGCGCGCCCAAGTCCAGCGCGCTGCGCGCCATCGCGGAGCTGGAGACCGCGCCCCGCGGCCCGTACTGCGGCGGTATCGGCTGGGTCGACGCCGACCGCGGCACCGGTGAGCTGGCGGTCGGGATACGGACCTTCTGGATCGACCGCGGCCCGGCCGGGGCCGTGCTGCGGTTCGGCACCGGGGCGGGCATCACCTGGGGCTCCGACCCGGAGCGCGAATGGGATGAAACGGAACTCAAGGCCGCCCGGCTGCTCACGGTAGCGTCGGGTGTACAGCAGCCGACGGGAAGGGCGACGCGATGA
- a CDS encoding aminotransferase class IV: protein MKPAIWLDGSLCDPDSARVSVFDHGLTVGDGVFETVKATEGRAFALTRHLRRLARSAEGLGLPEPDADEVRRGCEEVLRANPVPFGRLRITYTGGFSPLGSDRGTAGPTLVVALVEAARPADSTAVVTVPWARNERGALTGLKTTSYGENVVALARARQQNATEALFGNTVGALCEGTGSNVFVVLDGELHTPPLSSGCLAGITRALVLEWVGAKETDLPLEALDRAEEVFLTSTTRDVQAVHRVDSRAVPGAPGPVTAEAMRIFTERAAADIDP, encoded by the coding sequence ATGAAACCGGCCATCTGGCTCGACGGATCCCTCTGCGACCCGGACAGCGCCAGGGTGTCCGTATTCGACCATGGGCTCACGGTGGGCGACGGCGTCTTCGAGACCGTCAAGGCCACCGAGGGGCGGGCGTTCGCCCTCACCCGCCATCTGCGGCGGCTGGCCCGCTCCGCCGAGGGCCTGGGGCTCCCCGAGCCGGACGCGGACGAGGTGCGGCGGGGCTGCGAGGAGGTGCTCAGGGCCAATCCGGTGCCGTTCGGGCGGCTGAGGATCACCTACACCGGCGGCTTCTCGCCGCTCGGCTCCGACCGGGGCACGGCCGGCCCCACGCTGGTGGTCGCCCTGGTCGAGGCGGCCCGCCCGGCCGACTCCACGGCCGTGGTCACCGTCCCCTGGGCCCGTAACGAGCGCGGGGCGCTCACCGGTCTGAAGACCACCTCCTACGGCGAGAACGTGGTCGCGCTCGCCCGCGCCCGGCAACAGAACGCCACCGAGGCCCTCTTCGGGAACACGGTCGGCGCGCTCTGCGAGGGCACCGGCTCCAACGTCTTCGTGGTCCTCGACGGCGAACTGCACACCCCTCCGCTCTCCTCCGGCTGCCTCGCCGGGATCACCCGTGCCCTGGTGCTGGAGTGGGTGGGCGCGAAGGAGACCGACCTGCCGCTGGAGGCGCTGGACCGGGCCGAGGAGGTCTTCCTGACCTCCACCACCCGCGACGTACAGGCCGTGCACCGGGTGGACAGCCGCGCTGTGCCCGGCGCCCCCGGACCGGTCACCGCCGAGGCCATGCGGATCTTCACCGAGCGGGCGGCCGCCGACATCGACCCCTGA
- a CDS encoding GNAT family N-acetyltransferase: protein MTTTLRPTAPEQRTDGGGRARSYEVCVNSRPVGSVRLATDARLGPEAGRIERLDIDEAERHRGRGTVAALAAEEVLRGWGCAQLVVSVPAPATTALGLAAALGYRERGRNMLKRLTEPPELPQGSAIRPLAEADYAAWYAHERAGYIANLLERGLTRQQADTKADTDYGTLLPQGPATPGALLRVLAHGGTDVGTVWVALRTGEPDAAERGEAYVYAVEVAEEYRGRGHGRTLMLAAERATLAHRARSLGLHVFGGNTPALRLYESLGYEPVEYQLYKPLL, encoded by the coding sequence GTGACCACCACTCTGCGACCCACCGCGCCCGAACAGCGCACCGACGGCGGCGGGCGTGCCCGCTCGTACGAGGTATGCGTCAACAGCCGTCCCGTCGGCTCCGTCCGCCTGGCCACCGACGCCCGTCTGGGCCCGGAGGCCGGGCGTATCGAGCGGCTCGACATCGACGAGGCCGAGCGGCACCGGGGCCGCGGCACGGTCGCCGCGCTCGCCGCCGAGGAGGTGCTGCGCGGCTGGGGCTGCGCCCAGCTGGTGGTGAGCGTCCCCGCCCCGGCCACGACCGCCCTCGGGCTCGCGGCCGCGCTCGGCTACCGCGAGCGCGGCCGCAACATGCTCAAGCGGCTCACGGAGCCGCCCGAGCTGCCCCAGGGCAGCGCGATACGTCCCCTGGCGGAGGCCGACTACGCGGCGTGGTACGCCCATGAGCGGGCCGGGTACATCGCCAATCTCCTGGAGCGCGGACTCACCCGGCAGCAGGCCGACACCAAGGCGGACACCGACTACGGCACGCTGCTGCCGCAGGGCCCGGCCACCCCGGGCGCCCTGCTGCGCGTCCTCGCCCACGGCGGTACGGACGTGGGCACCGTCTGGGTCGCGCTGCGCACGGGGGAGCCCGACGCCGCCGAGCGCGGGGAGGCGTACGTCTACGCCGTCGAGGTCGCCGAGGAGTACCGCGGCCGGGGACACGGCCGCACGCTGATGCTGGCCGCCGAGCGCGCGACCCTGGCCCACCGGGCGCGCAGCCTGGGCCTGCACGTCTTCGGCGGCAACACTCCGGCGCTGCGGCTGTACGAGTCGCTGGGCTACGAGCCGGTCGAATACCAGCTCTACAAGCCGCTGCTCTAG
- a CDS encoding DsbA family protein, translated as MSHTDPSPRPVLDVWCELQCPDCRTALADLRALRDRFGDALDIRLRHFPLERHRHAHAAAQAAEEAAAQGHGWPYVEAVLERAEELGTRGEPLLVEVARELGLDAEEVDTALIDGRHILIVDADQAEGRAIGVTGTPTYVIGGERLDGGKSQEGLRERVEEIAARLVAERP; from the coding sequence ATGAGCCACACCGACCCCTCCCCCCGCCCCGTGCTCGACGTCTGGTGCGAGTTGCAGTGCCCCGACTGCCGTACCGCCCTGGCCGATCTGCGCGCGCTGCGCGACCGCTTCGGGGACGCCCTGGACATCCGGCTGCGCCACTTCCCGCTGGAGCGCCACCGGCACGCCCACGCGGCGGCTCAGGCGGCCGAGGAAGCCGCCGCCCAGGGGCACGGCTGGCCGTATGTCGAGGCGGTCCTGGAGCGCGCCGAGGAGCTCGGGACGCGCGGTGAGCCGCTGCTGGTGGAGGTGGCCCGGGAACTGGGCCTGGACGCCGAGGAGGTGGACACCGCGCTGATCGACGGGCGGCACATCCTCATCGTGGACGCGGACCAGGCCGAGGGCCGGGCGATCGGGGTGACCGGCACCCCGACGTATGTGATCGGCGGCGAACGGCTCGACGGCGGCAAGAGCCAGGAGGGGCTGCGGGAGCGCGTCGAGGAGATCGCCGCCCGCCTCGTCGCCGAGCGACCGTAA
- a CDS encoding CGNR zinc finger domain-containing protein, whose product MLINHDTRCALDVVVDLVNTAPEGADRDDLADVPALRRFVERNDISDIGALGERDLTAVRAVRARFAEVFAAAGNEAAGRRTAELLNAMIAAAGTTPRLTDHDGYDWHVHYFAPGASLADHLAADGGMALAFLVVAGERERLRRCDAPDCRHAFVDLSRNRSRRYCDSRTCGNRLHVAAYRARRREAAS is encoded by the coding sequence GTGCTGATCAACCACGACACCCGGTGCGCGCTCGACGTGGTCGTCGATCTGGTGAACACCGCGCCCGAGGGCGCGGACCGGGACGACCTCGCCGACGTCCCCGCACTGCGCCGGTTCGTCGAGCGCAATGACATCAGCGACATCGGCGCGCTCGGGGAGCGCGACCTCACCGCCGTCCGGGCCGTACGGGCCCGGTTCGCCGAGGTCTTCGCGGCGGCCGGGAACGAGGCCGCCGGCCGCCGTACCGCCGAGCTGCTCAACGCGATGATCGCCGCGGCCGGGACCACGCCCCGGCTCACCGACCACGACGGCTACGACTGGCATGTGCACTACTTCGCACCCGGTGCCTCGCTGGCCGACCACCTCGCCGCCGACGGCGGCATGGCGCTGGCCTTCCTCGTGGTGGCGGGCGAGCGGGAGCGGCTGCGCCGCTGTGACGCGCCGGACTGCCGGCACGCCTTCGTGGATCTGTCCCGAAACCGCTCCCGGCGCTACTGCGACAGCCGCACCTGCGGCAACCGGCTGCATGTCGCCGCGTACCGCGCCCGGCGCCGGGAGGCCGCGAGCTGA
- a CDS encoding SsgA family sporulation/cell division regulator: MNTTVSCELHLRLVVSSESSLPVPAGLRYDTADPYAVHATFHTGAEETVEWVFARDLLAEGLHRPTGTGDVRVWPSRSHGQGVVCIALSSPEGEALLEAPARALESFLKRTDAAVPPGTEHRHFDLDTELSHILAES; the protein is encoded by the coding sequence ATGAACACCACGGTCAGCTGCGAGCTGCACCTGCGCCTCGTTGTGTCGAGCGAGTCCTCACTGCCTGTACCCGCGGGCCTGCGGTATGACACGGCCGACCCTTACGCCGTGCACGCCACCTTCCACACCGGAGCCGAAGAGACGGTCGAATGGGTGTTCGCCCGCGACCTTCTCGCCGAGGGCCTGCACCGGCCCACCGGCACCGGCGACGTCCGCGTGTGGCCGTCCCGCAGCCACGGCCAGGGTGTGGTCTGCATCGCCCTGAGCTCTCCGGAGGGGGAGGCACTGCTCGAAGCCCCGGCGCGGGCCCTGGAGTCGTTCCTGAAGCGAACCGACGCCGCGGTGCCACCCGGCACCGAGCACCGTCACTTCGACCTCGACACGGAGCTCTCCCACATCCTGGCGGAGAGCTGA
- a CDS encoding TIGR02611 family protein, translating to MNAESDGRQGGSESVPHAATGDDAPTKGPVLGSRAPRFIQRSRPLHLSWQVGVFIVGLAVVGVGIVMLPLPGPGWLVIFAGMAIWATEFVWAQLVLAWTKRKVTEAAHRALDPKVRRRNLILTTIAVVVCAAAVSVYVWKFGVVMPWKIEQ from the coding sequence ATGAACGCGGAGAGTGACGGGCGGCAGGGGGGTTCCGAATCGGTGCCCCATGCCGCGACGGGGGACGATGCGCCGACGAAGGGGCCAGTGCTGGGTTCCCGGGCACCGCGGTTCATCCAGCGGTCGCGCCCGCTCCACCTGAGCTGGCAGGTCGGAGTGTTCATCGTCGGCCTCGCGGTCGTGGGCGTGGGCATCGTCATGCTGCCGCTGCCCGGTCCGGGGTGGCTGGTGATATTCGCCGGTATGGCGATCTGGGCGACCGAGTTCGTCTGGGCCCAGTTGGTGCTGGCCTGGACCAAGCGCAAGGTGACCGAGGCGGCGCACCGTGCGCTGGATCCGAAGGTGCGCCGGCGCAATCTCATACTGACCACGATCGCCGTGGTCGTCTGCGCGGCGGCGGTGTCGGTCTACGTGTGGAAGTTCGGCGTCGTGATGCCGTGGAAGATCGAGCAGTGA
- a CDS encoding ABC transporter substrate-binding protein, producing the protein MGARRWTARARGFRAAAAAVAALGLLATGCGGGSGSGDGKVTIRYSWWGAKDRAELIQKTVELFEKEHPNITVKTDFSEYTDFWSKFNTQAAGGNAPDVFQNSYAFLRKYGDKNLLLDLNGQAKAGNLSLKGFRDGLEKAGDIDGKLLGVPVGANTFALFYNPDAFKKAGVTVEDGWTWDDFFAAAKKVRKSDGTLYGASDNANVMYLYDLYMRQNGKAFFTKDDKLGFTKDDLTRWWSLWRQHAKADELVPGKKSEQAKPKASISADLSAAEFTWDNFLVRFAAETKTTLDLGPIPTTDGKRTGQYLSSLMLSGSARTQHPKEVAQFIDFMTHDPEVGKIMGYNRGIPATTAQYDAYKPQGVDAKIAAYEKSVSAELEPITPHPAGADVAEAAFLRIYTQVALGQTSMDKAVDQFFDEAESALGS; encoded by the coding sequence ATGGGTGCTCGGCGATGGACGGCGAGGGCAAGAGGGTTCCGGGCGGCCGCGGCCGCGGTGGCCGCGCTGGGGCTGCTGGCCACCGGCTGTGGCGGGGGGAGTGGCTCGGGAGACGGCAAGGTGACCATCCGCTACTCCTGGTGGGGCGCCAAGGATCGCGCCGAGCTGATCCAGAAGACGGTGGAGCTGTTCGAGAAGGAACATCCGAACATCACGGTCAAGACGGACTTCTCGGAATACACCGACTTCTGGAGCAAGTTCAACACCCAGGCCGCGGGCGGAAACGCCCCGGACGTCTTCCAGAACTCCTACGCCTTCTTGCGCAAATACGGCGACAAGAACCTGCTCCTGGACCTGAACGGTCAGGCCAAGGCGGGAAACCTCAGCCTGAAGGGTTTCCGCGACGGGCTGGAGAAGGCCGGCGATATCGACGGCAAGCTCCTCGGCGTGCCGGTCGGCGCCAATACCTTCGCCCTTTTCTACAACCCGGACGCCTTCAAGAAGGCCGGGGTGACCGTCGAGGACGGCTGGACCTGGGACGACTTCTTCGCGGCCGCCAAGAAGGTGCGCAAGAGCGACGGCACGCTCTACGGCGCGAGCGACAACGCCAATGTGATGTATCTGTACGACCTGTATATGCGGCAGAACGGCAAGGCGTTCTTCACCAAGGACGACAAGCTCGGCTTCACCAAGGACGACCTCACGCGGTGGTGGAGCCTGTGGCGGCAGCACGCCAAGGCCGATGAGCTGGTGCCGGGCAAGAAGTCCGAGCAGGCCAAGCCCAAGGCGTCGATCAGCGCCGATCTGTCGGCCGCCGAGTTCACCTGGGACAACTTCCTGGTCCGCTTCGCCGCCGAGACCAAGACCACCCTCGACCTCGGGCCGATCCCGACCACCGACGGCAAGCGGACCGGCCAGTACCTCTCCTCACTGATGCTCAGCGGCTCCGCCCGCACCCAGCACCCCAAGGAAGTCGCCCAGTTCATCGACTTCATGACCCATGACCCCGAGGTGGGCAAGATCATGGGCTACAACCGCGGCATCCCGGCGACCACCGCCCAGTACGACGCGTACAAGCCGCAGGGCGTCGACGCCAAGATCGCCGCGTATGAGAAGAGCGTCAGCGCCGAACTCGAGCCGATCACCCCGCATCCGGCCGGCGCCGATGTCGCCGAGGCCGCCTTCCTGAGGATCTACACCCAGGTCGCGCTGGGGCAGACCTCGATGGACAAGGCGGTCGACCAGTTCTTCGACGAGGCCGAGTCCGCGCTCGGGTCGTGA
- a CDS encoding carbohydrate ABC transporter permease yields MTPTTTRAADGARPPTGTSGAKAAPGPGAAPAAGRRQGRRETLAGYLFLTPWCIGILLLTLGPMLVSLYLAFTDYNLFDSPQWIGLQNFQDLLEDDRWWTSVQVTLKYVLIGTPLKLAAALAVALLLVKPRKGQGFYRSAFYAPSLIGASVSIGIVWRAIFNDDAIVDKSMSLFGWDVGGWIGDPDWALPTLITLTVWQFGAPMVIFLAGLKQVPNELYEAAAMDGAGRWRRFRSITLPMISPVLFFNLLLELIHSFQVFTSAVVIVGAGTNTGGPGDSLLVYGWYLYEQGFHNLRMGYAAAMAWMLMLGIGLVTAVLFKTQRGWVHYEEDAR; encoded by the coding sequence GTGACACCGACCACGACGCGTGCGGCGGACGGGGCGCGGCCTCCCACCGGGACGTCCGGGGCGAAGGCCGCCCCGGGCCCCGGTGCCGCCCCCGCGGCGGGGCGGCGGCAGGGCCGCCGGGAGACCCTCGCGGGCTATCTCTTCCTGACCCCCTGGTGCATCGGGATCCTGCTGCTCACCCTCGGCCCGATGCTCGTCTCGCTCTATCTGGCGTTCACCGACTACAACCTCTTCGACTCGCCCCAGTGGATCGGGTTGCAGAACTTCCAGGACCTCCTCGAGGACGACCGCTGGTGGACCTCGGTCCAGGTGACGCTGAAGTACGTGCTGATCGGCACGCCGCTGAAGCTGGCGGCGGCGCTCGCCGTGGCGCTGTTGCTGGTCAAGCCCCGCAAGGGACAGGGCTTCTACCGTTCGGCGTTCTACGCCCCCTCGCTCATCGGCGCCAGCGTGAGCATCGGCATCGTCTGGCGGGCGATCTTCAACGACGACGCGATCGTCGACAAGTCCATGAGTCTCTTCGGCTGGGACGTCGGCGGCTGGATCGGCGACCCGGACTGGGCGCTGCCCACACTGATCACCCTCACCGTCTGGCAGTTCGGCGCGCCGATGGTGATCTTCCTGGCCGGGCTGAAGCAGGTGCCGAACGAGCTGTACGAGGCCGCCGCGATGGACGGCGCCGGCCGCTGGCGCCGGTTCCGGTCCATCACCCTGCCCATGATCTCCCCGGTGCTCTTCTTCAACCTGCTGCTGGAGCTCATCCACTCGTTCCAGGTCTTCACCTCTGCGGTGGTGATCGTGGGGGCGGGCACCAACACCGGCGGACCGGGCGACTCCCTGCTGGTCTACGGCTGGTACCTCTACGAGCAGGGTTTCCACAATCTGCGCATGGGTTACGCCGCCGCGATGGCCTGGATGCTGATGCTCGGCATCGGCCTGGTGACCGCGGTGCTGTTCAAGACCCAGCGCGGCTGGGTGCACTACGAGGAGGACGCCAGGTGA
- a CDS encoding carbohydrate ABC transporter permease, translating into MSASATVGRRRARSVIWHVGALAVLAVILYPVVWVIGGSFKPGDQIIGSLQLLPTDPIVDNYRRLGDGIADVPISTFFTNSLLLAAGSVIGVLFSCSLAAYAFARIRFAGRNALFTLMISTLLLPFQVLIIPQYILFQKMDLINTYVPLLLGKYLAADAFFVFLMVQFMRGLPRELDEAARLDGCGHPRIYWSIVLPLCRPALITSAIFTFIWSWNDFIGPLLYLNEPDKYTVSMGLKLFIDQDSVADYGGMVAMSLVALLPVLLFFLAFQRYLVEGAATSGLKG; encoded by the coding sequence GTGAGTGCGTCTGCGACGGTCGGGCGCCGCCGGGCGCGCTCGGTGATCTGGCATGTGGGGGCGCTCGCCGTGCTGGCGGTGATCCTCTACCCCGTGGTGTGGGTGATCGGCGGCTCGTTCAAACCCGGTGACCAGATCATCGGCAGCCTCCAGCTGCTGCCCACCGATCCGATCGTCGACAACTACCGCCGGCTCGGCGACGGCATCGCGGACGTGCCGATCTCGACCTTCTTCACCAACTCACTGCTCCTGGCGGCCGGTTCGGTGATCGGCGTGCTGTTCTCCTGCTCGCTGGCCGCCTACGCCTTCGCCAGGATCCGCTTCGCGGGGCGGAACGCGCTCTTCACGCTCATGATCTCCACCCTGCTGCTGCCGTTCCAGGTGCTGATCATTCCGCAGTACATCCTGTTCCAGAAGATGGACCTGATCAACACCTATGTGCCGCTGCTGCTCGGCAAGTACCTGGCGGCGGACGCCTTCTTCGTCTTCCTGATGGTGCAGTTCATGCGCGGGCTGCCCCGGGAGCTGGACGAGGCGGCCCGGCTGGACGGCTGCGGCCATCCGCGCATCTACTGGAGCATCGTGCTGCCGCTGTGCCGTCCGGCCCTGATCACCAGCGCGATCTTCACCTTCATCTGGTCCTGGAACGACTTCATCGGACCCCTGCTCTATCTCAACGAACCGGACAAGTACACGGTCTCGATGGGCCTGAAGCTCTTCATCGACCAGGACTCCGTCGCCGACTACGGAGGCATGGTCGCGATGTCGCTCGTCGCCCTGCTGCCGGTGCTGCTCTTCTTCCTCGCCTTCCAGCGCTATCTGGTCGAGGGCGCGGCGACCTCCGGACTGAAGGGCTGA